A region of the Pseudorasbora parva isolate DD20220531a chromosome 18, ASM2467924v1, whole genome shotgun sequence genome:
aaaataaaacaaatgttatataaacatacaaatatatacagtatatagacGGTGTTTcagtttcatatatatatatatatatatatatatatatatatatagagagagagagagagagagagagagagagagagtatatacactactgttaaaaaatgtattgacatttaaaagttcaaaattatttatttatttttcatacatttaatgcatccttgctaaataaaagtatttatatatgtgatttttacaattaaaaacaataatacatCTTACCTTAAAACTGGCCTCCATCTCACTGAAGACTTTCATTTTCCCTCTAAGCTGTGCACACACCAAACTACAATGTTGGCAGAGAGGAGATGTTGTGTGAGATAGTGATTGTGTCCTAAGCATTACACATGATGATCTGTAAAATTAATCTACATGCCTTTTGTGTTGGTCCAGCATGTCCTTATCATGAACCAAAACTTTCAAGTCTTTCAAGTCATGCAGAAACTCTTTTTCTAGATCAACATCCATGTCTTCCATCATGTTGTCTGAGAAAgtatgaaagaaagaaaagacagcATGAGAATGCATACACCTGTATGCCCTTTCTTTCAAATTAACGTTGCTTCATTACTATTACATTATTTCCCCATCATCTTTCAAATATTTCCTAATTAGTGGCAGTGAGCTAAACAATTTTGGCACTGTCAACTCCCTGCTAGCTTAAATTTTCTCTGCCTCTCCCCATTGCATACTGTGTAAAGACACTCACCAAAGATGATCTGATCTGATTTGTAGAATACCATGCAAATGATAGTAGTAGCTGCTGTAGTGCTTCTGCAGTGTAAATTAGTTGTTTTTATACATGCTTGTTTTCATAGTACATACTTGTCTTAGATAGGCATACTAGTTGATTTAGTGAAACAGTTTTGTAGTGCTTACTAATAAGTACAGACAGTCTGAACTGCCTCTTACTCTTTAAGACAAACATCTTACCAACTGCCCCCACAGTCCAGTAGCTGATGAGCTGACCAGCGCAAAAGGCAAAGTCCTGGAAAGACAAGTACTGTAGTTTTCTCTTCCCTGTCTCAAAACGACTGTTAGCAAAGAACACAATGGCAGCATAGTCCCTGCAGAGAGATATGGCTGAATCAGTGAAAGGACAGGGGAGAGTGTGTAAAGCGTGTGGGGAACAGAAAAGAGCATATGAGGAGAGAAATGAATGGAGGAGAAAAACCAAGCAAAACATTAAGAGGATGAACATAACAGAAAGATTTTAAGATATGCCTGTGTGTAGCCTAGGTTTTGGCAGGTTTATGATTGCTTTCAAATATAACTCCAAAAGCTTTCACTAATTTCACTAAATCTGGTTGTATTAAATAACAAAAGCATTAACAATATTCAAGTATACAacttaaagccacaatatgtaattttatgCCGCTAGAGgccgcttattcaaaacaaaggcgtagcttgatggcGCCTGGAATTcgcagagcttttattatgctgcACACGACCACTTCCGCTACCCTTTTCCCTTTTGATGAATGTATCTAATCAGTTGCttacctgtctaataaaacacattataTATCAAAACGTCTtttgtgtttccatggtttttacaaaataaagcaAATTGAAGGTAACGCAGGTATGATGTCATCACAAACCAGGGACATGAtctgtgtcctggttaaaattgcttatttctctggatttaaaagttaaaggaaacatttaggataatgtaagtatacaagtcaaaaaaatatataatattgttctAGTAGTTcatagatattttaatccaaaaatcttacaccTTGTGACTTTAAGTATACAACTTAAAACATGAACGGGTaagaaaaatggcgtttggctCACATTTACATCCCTGGTATTGGAAAGTTAGAATTGCtcacaatttcaataggtggaACAGCTGCTCCTTATCACTAGGAAGGGAATGGTAGTTACCCATTTGGCCCCTTGTGTGAAAGTCTTACCTTGCCAAAACATCAGACAGGAGAAAGTGATGTTGTATGTTCTCCACTAGGGGGCCTTTTAGATCTTCCACCACTTTAAACACACGCTTGAAATTGTCAAACTGAGAAAAAGGTAAAGAGGTAAGGTAAATATTAACAATTTACAATTAGGtcccattagttaacattagttaatgcactgatTAACATTAACCTACTagtgagcaatacatttgttgcAGTGTTTATTAATCTCTGTTAACGTAATTTGTTTACTGTTCTAAGGCATCAAAAATCCCATACTAtatttgcagatatttaggaaacacAAAAGTTCAAATACTTGTTTCTCCGCAATACAATGGTACAGTCAGTTATTCTACGTTGAAAAGTGTGTCTGaggggtattccagaaagcaggtaATGTGACATGCCTGGGTATGTTTAAGGCTAAGTGGATAACCTCAACTTGTAGTATTAACTGTAAAGCACTACTATAACAaggtaatgtttaaatgttaatttaattaaaatatatctattatttattttattgtcatctcacacatggatctgcattcaattaattagcatCAAACAAACAACGTAATCCTTATTCTCAGTGAATAAACAAAATAGCTAAGTAGGTTATGTAAATGGTTTTACACAAAAAGAGGAGAAAGTAGTATGGCACACTTGTCCATTTACATGGTGAATCGTTGAATCGTCGCCTAAGGGTGAGTTTTTGGAACCAACACACCTATACAaaggtttgggttaatcaaccgagagtttgaatgtttttgcttgGGTCTGTGTGATCCCGCTCACTGCCAATTTTTACTCAATAGTATTTTGACACCCCGGGTTGCCAGTTGGCGGAAAAATAGTATTGCAGGCATGAAAGCCAGCCACTTACATCTCTTTCCTTATCACCTGGATTTTATAGTTTTgtcaatttatttaaataaaaaaatattgtaaaaatatcAAAGGATtactgtataattattatttaatattaagtaTTGTACACTGACAACATTTCTATAAAAGGCATGGCTAATCACGCAAAATTCATCCTTTCCTAGTGAGGCATTCAAAAATACAGGAGGGAGGCCAGTGTGTCAGCAGCACCTGTCGACGACAGCTCTTGAGTGCGATTCCAGTCTTTGAACTGATGTCGTCCAAGTCTTTTTTGGTCCCTTTGGAGAGTTTCTTACCAAGCACCTCCCTGGCAAACACACTATCAAACTTATAGTACCTACAGGACAAATGTGTCAAGAAACAAAAAACTCAGCAAAACACAGATGATGCCCTAGCTAAAAACGACAACTTCTTTAATATGATAGGAAATGGATGCAAACTCTAGACTAGTAGGACCACAGACCTTTCAATAAGCATGGTTTGACGGTGAGGAGGGATCTGGAAAAGAAGCTGATTGGCCACTTTGGATGGAGACTGTAGGAGCCTCTCACACATCTGGAATGTTCTGAACTGGTCCATGGTGTCGCTGAGCAAAACTTCTGAATTGGCTTCACACTCCAGCAAGGCT
Encoded here:
- the LOC137047113 gene encoding acidic fibroblast growth factor intracellular-binding protein B gives rise to the protein MSMELDVFVGNTTVLDEDVYQLWLDGHTVTDAVRMRLEAGALLECEANSEVLLSDTMDQFRTFQMCERLLQSPSKVANQLLFQIPPHRQTMLIERYYKFDSVFAREVLGKKLSKGTKKDLDDISSKTGIALKSCRRQFDNFKRVFKVVEDLKGPLVENIQHHFLLSDVLARDYAAIVFFANSRFETGKRKLQYLSFQDFAFCAGQLISYWTVGAVDNMMEDMDVDLEKEFLHDLKDLKVLVHDKDMLDQHKSLVCAQLRGKMKVFSEMEASFKNLSRALVNIASKLTHTKDVRDLFIDLVEKFIEPCRSDKWTIGDLRLFLTHYSSSVHTLKAFRHQVIWDRYMGVIKSCILKMYHD